The following proteins are encoded in a genomic region of Streptococcus cristatus AS 1.3089:
- a CDS encoding ABC transporter ATP-binding protein, producing the protein MENILVLQGVSKKFGQQQALSDVNLTIKKGDIYGLIGKNGAGKTTLIKIMTQLMHASNGTVSLFGSSNQAEWTQALKRVGSVIETPVAHNHLTAYENLSYYCKLRQIPNADKAIQETLNYVDLTDTGKKKFRDFSLGMKQRLGIAIALLSKPDLMILDEPINGLDPVGIKEFRQLVQKLNEELGMTFVISSHILSELYLVATRFGIIDRGHMIKEISKAEFEEQSEDYIVLKTDHLEEASQLLQDQLGYRIKVVNAQNEIHVFTHSHNINNIVKELATADLVIQEIYYARQNLENFFTDLLDQNQGGLS; encoded by the coding sequence ATGGAAAATATTTTAGTTTTACAAGGGGTCAGTAAAAAGTTCGGCCAGCAGCAAGCTCTGAGCGATGTCAACCTAACCATCAAAAAAGGAGATATCTACGGTCTCATCGGTAAAAACGGGGCTGGTAAAACCACCCTGATCAAAATCATGACCCAGCTGATGCATGCCAGCAACGGAACCGTGTCTCTCTTTGGTTCCAGCAATCAGGCCGAATGGACACAAGCCCTCAAGCGGGTCGGCTCGGTCATTGAAACGCCCGTTGCCCACAACCACTTGACCGCCTACGAAAATCTCAGCTACTACTGCAAACTGCGCCAGATTCCTAATGCCGATAAGGCCATCCAAGAAACGCTCAACTATGTAGACCTGACGGACACAGGCAAGAAGAAATTTCGCGACTTCTCCCTCGGGATGAAGCAACGTTTAGGCATCGCTATCGCCCTACTATCCAAGCCAGATCTGATGATTTTAGATGAGCCTATCAACGGACTAGATCCTGTCGGCATCAAGGAATTTCGCCAGCTTGTCCAAAAGCTTAATGAAGAGCTGGGCATGACCTTTGTTATTTCCAGTCATATCCTATCCGAGCTCTATCTAGTCGCTACGCGCTTTGGTATCATCGACCGAGGTCATATGATCAAGGAAATTTCCAAGGCTGAATTTGAAGAGCAAAGCGAAGATTATATCGTCTTGAAAACGGATCATTTGGAGGAAGCCAGCCAGCTGCTCCAAGACCAATTAGGCTACCGCATCAAGGTGGTCAATGCACAAAATGAAATCCATGTCTTTACCCATTCGCACAACATCAACAATATCGTAAAAGAGCTAGCCACAGCTGACTTAGTCATTCAAGAAATCTACTACGCACGGCAAAATCTCGAAAATTTCTTTACAGATTTACTTGATCAAAACCAGGGAGGTCTATCATGA
- a CDS encoding restriction endonuclease subunit S → MSEVEFELRKLSDLIEIYNNKRVPLSAKQREGLEKIYPYYGAQGIVDYVDDYIFDGKYILIAEDGENLKSNNKSICTLATGKYWVNNHAHIIKGNDETNTDFLYYKLNSISFAPYITGSAQPKLNKENLLNIEIYIPSRKYQDKIARVLALLDHKIQTNNQINQELEAMAKTLYDYWFVQFDFPDQNGKPYKSSGGKMVYNLELKREIPEGWGVTKVGELQIATGKRDANFGTENGKYDFWTTANSPIKADEFSFEGKAILIAGNGNFYVNFTEGKFEAYQRTYVIQSEDENMLIFMYMACLQSVEKLRKGSNGSIIKYITIGDVNNIASPYNKNVVNEFVRIYSPLIDLISKNKRQNQELTQLRDWLLPMLMNGQVKVE, encoded by the coding sequence ATGAGTGAAGTAGAATTTGAATTACGTAAGTTAAGTGATTTAATTGAAATTTATAATAACAAAAGGGTCCCGCTCTCAGCTAAACAAAGAGAAGGTCTTGAAAAAATTTATCCATATTATGGGGCACAAGGTATTGTAGACTATGTAGATGATTATATTTTTGATGGTAAGTATATTCTAATTGCAGAAGATGGTGAGAATCTAAAATCTAACAATAAATCAATTTGTACTCTAGCAACAGGCAAATATTGGGTAAACAACCATGCGCACATTATCAAGGGGAATGATGAAACAAATACGGATTTTCTTTATTACAAATTGAATTCCATTAGCTTTGCTCCCTATATAACTGGAAGTGCACAACCGAAATTAAATAAAGAAAATTTATTAAATATAGAAATATACATCCCTTCAAGAAAATATCAAGATAAAATAGCAAGAGTCCTAGCTTTACTTGACCATAAAATCCAAACCAATAACCAAATCAACCAAGAATTGGAAGCCATGGCTAAGACCCTCTATGACTACTGGTTTGTGCAGTTTGATTTCCCAGACCAGAATGGTAAACCCTACAAATCATCAGGCGGAAAGATGGTCTATAACTTAGAACTCAAACGCGAAATTCCAGAAGGGTGGGGAGTGACAAAAGTAGGTGAACTCCAAATTGCTACAGGAAAAAGAGATGCAAATTTTGGGACTGAAAATGGGAAATATGATTTTTGGACTACAGCAAATTCACCTATTAAAGCTGATGAATTTTCGTTTGAAGGGAAAGCAATTCTAATAGCTGGGAATGGCAATTTCTATGTGAATTTTACTGAAGGAAAATTTGAAGCATATCAGCGTACATATGTCATACAGTCTGAAGATGAAAATATGCTTATTTTCATGTATATGGCATGTTTACAATCGGTAGAAAAACTTCGTAAGGGATCTAATGGCTCTATTATTAAATATATTACCATTGGAGATGTTAATAACATAGCGTCTCCGTATAATAAAAATGTAGTTAATGAGTTTGTTAGAATTTACAGTCCATTAATAGATTTGATTTCAAAAAATAAAAGACAAAACCAAGAACTCACCCAACTTCGCGATTGGCTCTTGCCAATGCTGATGAATGGACAGGTGAAGGTGGAGTAA
- the pabB gene encoding aminodeoxychorismate synthase component I: MHKKTIIDFKELGRRLIFSQPIKELKTRKLTEVREILQEVEDWQKKGFYAVGYVSYEAAPAFEEKLQVHKAPLLGEYLIYFTIHDRADEAPFPLAYDEVEMPAQWQSLTTEQEYEKAIGTIHHHIRQGDTYQVNYTVQLGAELNPQDSWAIYNRLVVEQNAAYNAYVEHDNQAILSISPELFFEEHRGELTTRPMKGTTNRGLTVAADLEQADWLRQDPKNRAENMMIVDLLRNDMNRISEIGSERVEQLCQVEQYSTVWQMTSTIKSQLRPEIGLGEIFDALFPCGSITGAPKISTMAIIKATEKVARGVYCGTVGICLPDQRRIFNVAIRTIQLQAGKAIYGVGGGITWDSTWESEYIETQQKSAVLYRKNPQFDLITTGKIEKGSLIFQDQHLKRLREAARYFAYPFDEEKLKAELNQTLAELEPSTDYRLRISIAKSGKVSYQLDKLQALPEAFCKAILVPQNANLQQPFTYFKTSYRPHLSLGQQEQIYYNAQGQLLESSIGNLVLQLDGHLYTPPVELGLLNGIYRQHLLATGQATEKILSLDDLKSAERIYACNALRGLYELEIDN; this comes from the coding sequence ATGCACAAGAAAACGATTATTGATTTTAAAGAACTGGGTCGGCGCTTGATTTTCAGCCAGCCCATCAAAGAACTCAAAACGCGCAAGCTGACTGAGGTCAGAGAAATTCTGCAAGAGGTCGAGGACTGGCAGAAAAAGGGTTTTTATGCAGTCGGATATGTCAGCTACGAAGCCGCTCCTGCTTTTGAGGAAAAGCTACAGGTCCACAAAGCCCCTCTTCTGGGCGAGTACCTGATTTACTTTACCATTCATGACAGAGCTGATGAAGCCCCATTTCCTTTAGCTTACGACGAGGTAGAAATGCCAGCGCAATGGCAGAGCCTGACGACTGAGCAAGAGTACGAAAAGGCAATCGGAACCATTCACCATCATATCCGTCAGGGCGATACCTATCAGGTCAACTACACGGTGCAGCTAGGCGCAGAGCTTAATCCACAGGACAGCTGGGCTATCTACAACCGTCTGGTCGTCGAGCAAAACGCCGCCTACAATGCCTACGTAGAGCACGATAATCAGGCAATCTTATCCATCAGTCCTGAGCTCTTTTTCGAGGAGCACCGAGGTGAGCTGACAACGCGACCGATGAAGGGCACTACCAATCGCGGTCTGACGGTCGCTGCGGACTTGGAGCAGGCGGACTGGCTGCGTCAGGATCCTAAAAACCGAGCGGAAAATATGATGATCGTCGACTTGCTTCGCAACGACATGAACCGCATTTCAGAGATTGGCAGCGAACGAGTCGAGCAGCTGTGTCAGGTCGAGCAGTATTCAACTGTCTGGCAAATGACCTCCACCATCAAAAGCCAGCTGCGACCTGAGATTGGCCTAGGAGAAATTTTTGATGCGCTCTTTCCTTGCGGCTCTATCACAGGCGCTCCAAAGATTTCAACCATGGCTATCATCAAGGCGACAGAAAAAGTCGCCCGCGGTGTCTACTGCGGTACTGTTGGCATCTGTTTGCCAGACCAGAGACGCATTTTCAACGTCGCCATCCGCACCATCCAGCTACAGGCTGGCAAGGCGATTTACGGTGTCGGCGGCGGCATCACTTGGGATAGCACATGGGAATCCGAGTACATCGAAACCCAGCAAAAATCGGCTGTTCTTTATCGGAAAAATCCGCAGTTTGACCTAATTACGACAGGGAAGATTGAGAAAGGCAGCCTGATCTTCCAAGACCAACATCTGAAGCGTCTACGGGAAGCCGCTCGTTACTTTGCTTATCCATTTGATGAGGAAAAACTGAAGGCAGAATTGAACCAAACCCTAGCAGAACTGGAGCCAAGTACGGACTACCGCCTGCGGATCTCCATCGCCAAATCTGGAAAAGTGAGCTACCAGCTAGATAAGCTACAGGCACTCCCAGAAGCTTTCTGCAAGGCCATTCTCGTTCCACAAAATGCCAACTTACAGCAGCCTTTCACCTACTTTAAAACCAGCTATCGACCACACTTATCCCTAGGCCAGCAGGAGCAGATTTACTACAATGCCCAAGGCCAGCTACTAGAAAGCTCCATCGGTAACCTAGTCCTCCAATTGGACGGCCACCTCTATACGCCACCAGTCGAGCTAGGTCTCCTGAACGGTATCTACCGGCAGCACCTCTTGGCAACAGGTCAGGCCACAGAAAAAATTCTCAGCCTAGACGACTTGAAATCAGCAGAAAGAATCTACGCCTGCAACGCACTACGCGGCCTTTATGAATTGGAAATAGATAATTGA
- a CDS encoding AI-2E family transporter, with product MKKINESYKLIVFAALALALVLYIGNIWSGLQSLTSVFSPIILGGVLAFIFNVPMKKLEDFLDKCRVPQKLQRALALVLEVLILALIMTGIVSIVVPTLTTAVNQLSATIGKVAPQVAKWLQQSGLLSSSQLKDLTKQLQNSDIVNRAISLLGSLTGNISAIFGNFFSVIMSIFLMFAFLSSKEHLQTITSRLLQVLLPEKVVKRLSYVGSVIVETYDKFLMGQMIEAVIVGVLVFIAYSLTGLPYAALTGVLAGVLSFIPYIGPFSACALGAIFIFTDSPWKALLSIAVFQLVQLIEGNIIYPRVVGQSVGLPTLFTLAAALIGGNLFGLVGMIFFTPIFAVIYRLVREFVAEKEEAEGDTSR from the coding sequence ATGAAAAAAATCAATGAATCTTATAAACTCATCGTCTTTGCGGCGCTTGCTCTGGCTCTGGTTCTCTATATCGGGAACATCTGGTCCGGTCTGCAGAGTCTGACTTCGGTTTTTTCACCCATTATACTGGGTGGAGTCCTGGCCTTTATCTTCAATGTTCCGATGAAAAAACTGGAAGATTTCTTGGACAAATGCCGAGTCCCTCAAAAGTTGCAGCGCGCTTTGGCCTTGGTTTTGGAGGTGCTGATTTTAGCTCTCATCATGACGGGGATTGTCTCTATCGTCGTGCCAACTCTGACCACAGCGGTCAATCAGCTAAGCGCAACAATCGGCAAGGTAGCGCCTCAGGTAGCCAAGTGGCTGCAGCAGTCTGGCTTGCTTTCCTCTAGCCAGCTGAAAGATTTGACCAAGCAACTGCAAAATAGTGACATTGTCAACAGGGCCATTTCTCTTCTGGGCAGTCTGACAGGCAATATCTCTGCCATCTTTGGCAATTTCTTCTCTGTCATCATGTCTATCTTTCTCATGTTTGCTTTCTTGAGCAGCAAGGAGCATTTGCAGACGATTACTAGCCGTCTCTTGCAAGTCCTGCTTCCTGAGAAGGTTGTGAAGCGCCTATCCTATGTCGGTTCTGTCATTGTTGAGACCTATGATAAGTTTCTGATGGGGCAGATGATAGAGGCCGTCATTGTTGGTGTTTTAGTCTTCATCGCTTACTCTCTGACAGGCCTACCTTATGCTGCCCTGACTGGGGTTTTAGCTGGAGTGCTCTCTTTCATTCCCTACATCGGGCCTTTCTCAGCTTGTGCTCTAGGTGCTATCTTTATCTTCACCGACAGCCCTTGGAAAGCCCTTCTTTCAATCGCAGTCTTTCAGCTGGTGCAGCTGATTGAGGGCAATATCATCTATCCGCGCGTGGTCGGCCAGTCCGTTGGTCTCCCAACTCTCTTTACCCTAGCCGCAGCCCTGATTGGAGGCAATCTCTTTGGCTTGGTCGGCATGATTTTCTTTACGCCTATCTTCGCAGTTATCTACCGTTTGGTCAGAGAGTTTGTTGCGGAGAAGGAGGAGGCTGAAGGGGACACAAGTAGGTGA
- a CDS encoding HsdM family class I SAM-dependent methyltransferase — MNETYKVQVQDLVDDLKAVFTHAGLGGEAGEYKLLTQSFLYKFLNDKFLYLAQVLDAGNTYENLLTMSEEDYDWLLEDIGTSTAWLKPDQLIESLHRQQNEATFYEIFENTLNQIAIDNNDIFSVHTDGDTAIRLFDERLITDTISDSSKRNEVAKAIINLLTRVKFDETIFSQGFDFFSTLFEYMIKDYNKDGGGKYAEYYTPHSVAKIIADILVGNDQPSNVRIYDPSAGSGTLLMNLASRIGVDKTTVYSQDISQKSSNLLRLNLILNGLQHSIHNIVQGNTIIANRHPEKMDYIVSNPPFKLDFSEWRDRVESLPEASERFFAGVPKVPAKSKDKMAIYELFVQHIIYSLKSDGQAAVVLPTGFITAQSGIDKAIRQHLVDNQMLAGVVSMPSNIFATTGTNVSILFIDKKNKGDVVLVDASNLGTKVKEGKNQKTVLSPEEEQKIVETFIQKEAVEDFSVTVSYDDIKEKNYSLSAGQYFDIKIDYVDITAEEFEAKMTAFQNKLSDLFQQSHQLEQEIEKQMKGIKYE, encoded by the coding sequence ATGAATGAAACATACAAGGTCCAAGTCCAAGACTTGGTAGATGATTTAAAAGCCGTCTTTACCCACGCAGGACTAGGAGGGGAAGCGGGGGAATACAAACTCCTCACCCAGTCCTTCCTCTACAAATTTTTAAATGATAAGTTTTTATATCTAGCACAGGTGCTAGATGCAGGGAACACCTATGAAAACTTGTTGACCATGAGTGAGGAAGACTATGACTGGCTCTTAGAGGATATCGGTACCAGCACAGCCTGGCTCAAGCCAGACCAGTTGATCGAAAGTCTCCACCGTCAGCAAAACGAGGCGACTTTCTATGAGATTTTTGAAAATACTCTTAACCAAATCGCCATTGACAATAATGATATTTTCTCTGTGCATACGGACGGAGATACGGCTATTCGTCTTTTTGACGAGCGTCTGATTACCGATACTATCTCAGATAGCAGTAAACGTAACGAGGTAGCAAAAGCCATCATCAATCTCCTTACTCGAGTGAAGTTTGATGAGACCATTTTTTCACAAGGTTTCGACTTTTTCTCTACCCTCTTTGAGTACATGATCAAGGACTACAACAAAGACGGCGGTGGTAAGTACGCTGAGTACTATACACCTCACTCTGTGGCAAAGATTATCGCTGATATCTTGGTGGGAAATGACCAACCATCAAACGTGCGGATTTATGACCCGTCTGCTGGTTCGGGGACCTTGCTTATGAACTTGGCTAGTCGTATCGGTGTGGATAAGACGACTGTCTATAGTCAGGATATCTCGCAAAAATCGTCTAATCTCCTCCGTCTTAATCTAATTTTGAATGGACTGCAACACTCCATCCATAATATCGTACAGGGAAATACTATCATCGCCAATCGTCACCCTGAAAAGATGGACTATATCGTCTCTAACCCTCCTTTTAAACTGGACTTTTCAGAGTGGCGTGACCGAGTGGAAAGCTTGCCAGAAGCTAGTGAGCGTTTCTTTGCAGGAGTACCAAAGGTTCCTGCTAAGTCTAAGGACAAGATGGCTATTTATGAGCTCTTTGTTCAGCATATCATCTACTCCTTGAAGTCAGATGGTCAAGCAGCCGTTGTCTTGCCAACAGGATTTATCACTGCCCAGTCAGGGATTGATAAGGCCATCCGCCAACACTTGGTAGATAATCAAATGCTGGCAGGTGTCGTTTCCATGCCGTCCAATATCTTTGCGACGACAGGTACCAACGTATCTATCCTCTTTATCGATAAGAAAAACAAGGGTGATGTCGTCCTCGTCGATGCCTCAAACCTCGGAACCAAGGTCAAGGAAGGCAAGAACCAAAAGACCGTGCTCTCTCCTGAGGAAGAGCAGAAGATCGTCGAGACCTTTATCCAGAAAGAAGCCGTCGAAGACTTTTCTGTCACGGTCTCTTATGATGATATCAAGGAGAAAAACTACTCTCTCAGCGCAGGCCAATACTTTGACATCAAGATCGACTATGTAGATATCACAGCAGAAGAGTTTGAAGCCAAGATGACCGCCTTTCAAAACAAACTGTCAGACCTTTTCCAGCAATCGCACCAACTTGAGCAGGAAATTGAGAAGCAGATGAAGGGGATCAAGTATGAGTGA
- a CDS encoding type II toxin-antitoxin system RelE/ParE family toxin, whose amino-acid sequence MKLIYTNKTVKKQCTELRQAKKDFSDKVAVKLHLLINFLEAADSLASVTAFPKYHFHQLKGKRQGQFALDIDGRRSSYRLIVCFREEDVEKVFPNPVEIEILKIEEVSNHYE is encoded by the coding sequence ATGAAGCTTATCTATACAAACAAAACTGTTAAAAAGCAGTGCACAGAGCTGAGACAGGCGAAAAAGGATTTTTCGGATAAGGTTGCTGTAAAGTTGCATCTCTTGATCAACTTTTTGGAAGCGGCAGATTCTTTGGCTAGTGTGACAGCTTTTCCTAAATACCACTTTCACCAACTCAAGGGAAAGAGACAAGGACAGTTTGCTTTGGATATAGATGGTCGAAGGAGTTCCTATCGTTTGATTGTGTGTTTTCGTGAAGAGGATGTAGAAAAGGTGTTTCCAAATCCTGTTGAAATCGAAATACTAAAAATAGAGGAGGTCAGCAATCACTATGAGTAA
- a CDS encoding DEAD/DEAH box helicase family protein, with protein sequence MAKRKDFSELTRVQIPAALHLMRLGYTYLPHNGKILNERDPETNILVSVFRDQFLKFNNYATDEDVDRELSNIKLELDQNDLGRSFFKRLQGQENTVYIDWENPEANTFHLALEVTCHNGQDEFRPDVVVFINGLPLSYIEVKQPNAIRDGKTGIQSEQDRTRYRFENRKFRRFNNITQLIALSDNLPYINGQGQQKQGSYYGSNAYSKTKFNAFKEEREVDFLHSIGPLTDEQIDFVLEDMKRFALKSQPEFTTNLNHDTPCNAFLSSLYTKERLLFLLRFGLVYVEEESKDGQMQLQKHVMRYPQYFATRAIEETIAKGIKKGVVWHTQGSGKTALAFFNIRYLTNYFSKQGIVPQFYFVVDRLDLADQAFKEFTKRGLKVKRIKSPQELNQKQDGYDVAVVNIQKFKDDSDLTDRSGYDLNRQNIYFIDEAHRSYNERGSYLPNLYQADTNAIKIALTGTPLITYKKDGKTKENHATTRDIFGDYIHKYYYNQSIDDGFTLRLMREDIETSYKDNLRSINEEIQRGGLSKEDIFAHPHYVEPMLDFILEDFNRARDIIFDDQTIGGMIVCDSSKQARELERQLEERRQNGSTQLTSVLILHDEGDKEEKKDKVDAYKEGKIDLIIVYSMLLTGFDAPRLKRLYLGRKIKAHNLLQTLTRVNRPYKDYLFGYVIDFADISKEFDKTNRAYLEELNQEYDITLTGENGEDIFGSLFVPADEIAQELSKTKHVLLDYPTGNLEFFSQAINDIKDRKQLNELRKALESVKQYYNVARLLGYDQLLQQIDVAQIATLLNIISRRLLTLSLMDKPDEFSSRTLLNLAMSETSFSFIKIAEEELRLAANDLDDLKRRVAGGIQGQRDEKDPEWVSLYEEFQRIMKKHLIHGQEGFTMENIKETQKDYEELFKSVEDYRTRMRRLTMNFNGDEMAARSYKHVTHSTMVSDFPAIYHVIKGSKVRLDRKIGQNQGVLDNEDFLKKMIREEARIEMKTHQSESVLTREDFNYIVESLFEGYEEEYQH encoded by the coding sequence ATGGCAAAACGAAAAGATTTTTCTGAATTAACGAGAGTACAAATCCCAGCAGCACTGCACTTGATGCGACTGGGTTATACTTACCTGCCTCACAATGGTAAGATTTTAAATGAAAGAGATCCTGAAACAAATATTCTGGTATCTGTTTTTAGAGACCAATTTTTAAAATTCAACAATTATGCAACTGATGAAGATGTTGACCGAGAACTGAGTAATATTAAGTTGGAACTAGATCAAAATGATTTGGGGCGTTCTTTCTTTAAACGATTGCAAGGTCAGGAAAATACCGTATATATTGACTGGGAAAATCCAGAAGCTAACACCTTCCATCTGGCACTGGAAGTGACCTGTCACAATGGTCAGGATGAGTTCCGTCCAGATGTAGTTGTGTTTATCAACGGACTCCCCCTTTCTTATATCGAAGTCAAACAGCCAAATGCTATCCGAGATGGCAAGACGGGGATTCAGTCAGAGCAGGATAGAACCCGATATCGTTTTGAGAATCGCAAGTTCCGTCGCTTCAATAACATTACTCAATTGATTGCGCTCTCTGATAATTTGCCTTATATCAATGGACAGGGACAGCAAAAACAGGGTTCCTATTACGGTTCAAACGCCTATTCAAAAACAAAATTTAATGCTTTCAAGGAAGAAAGAGAAGTAGATTTTCTGCATTCAATTGGACCTTTAACAGACGAACAAATTGACTTCGTCCTTGAAGATATGAAGCGCTTTGCCCTCAAATCTCAACCCGAGTTTACAACAAACCTAAACCATGATACACCGTGTAATGCCTTTCTCTCATCTTTGTATACCAAAGAACGCCTGCTCTTTCTACTTCGTTTTGGTCTGGTCTATGTAGAAGAAGAGAGCAAGGATGGCCAGATGCAACTACAGAAGCATGTCATGCGCTATCCTCAGTATTTTGCGACCAGAGCTATCGAGGAAACGATCGCAAAGGGTATCAAGAAAGGGGTTGTCTGGCATACACAAGGTTCAGGTAAGACTGCCCTCGCTTTCTTCAATATCCGCTATCTAACCAACTATTTTTCAAAACAAGGAATAGTCCCTCAGTTTTACTTTGTCGTGGATCGTTTGGATCTGGCAGACCAAGCCTTTAAAGAATTTACCAAACGAGGGCTCAAGGTTAAGCGAATCAAAAGCCCTCAAGAGCTCAATCAAAAACAAGATGGCTATGACGTAGCCGTTGTCAACATCCAGAAGTTTAAAGACGATTCTGACCTGACAGACCGTTCTGGCTATGATCTCAATCGCCAAAACATCTACTTTATTGACGAGGCCCACCGTTCCTACAATGAGCGTGGTTCCTATCTACCAAATCTCTATCAAGCAGATACCAATGCTATCAAGATTGCTTTGACGGGAACGCCTCTCATCACCTATAAGAAAGACGGAAAAACAAAAGAAAATCATGCGACAACACGCGATATCTTTGGAGATTACATCCATAAATACTACTACAACCAGTCTATCGATGATGGCTTTACCCTACGCTTGATGCGAGAAGATATCGAGACTTCTTATAAAGACAATCTCAGATCCATCAATGAAGAGATCCAACGTGGCGGGTTGTCCAAGGAAGATATCTTTGCTCATCCCCACTATGTGGAACCTATGCTTGATTTTATCCTTGAGGATTTTAATCGTGCACGTGATATAATTTTTGATGATCAGACCATCGGTGGGATGATCGTCTGTGACTCTTCCAAGCAAGCCCGTGAGCTCGAAAGACAGTTGGAAGAACGCAGACAAAATGGCAGTACCCAGCTGACTTCTGTCCTTATCCTCCATGACGAAGGAGACAAGGAAGAAAAGAAAGACAAGGTAGATGCCTACAAGGAGGGCAAGATTGATCTCATCATCGTCTATTCCATGTTATTGACTGGTTTTGATGCTCCACGCCTCAAGCGGCTCTATCTGGGGCGTAAGATCAAGGCCCACAATCTCCTTCAAACCTTGACACGGGTCAATCGTCCTTACAAGGACTATCTCTTTGGCTATGTCATCGACTTTGCGGATATCTCAAAAGAGTTTGACAAGACCAATCGTGCTTATTTGGAAGAACTTAACCAAGAATACGATATCACTCTGACAGGAGAAAATGGCGAGGATATCTTTGGTTCTCTCTTTGTGCCAGCAGATGAGATTGCGCAAGAGTTGAGCAAGACCAAGCATGTCCTCCTGGACTATCCGACGGGAAATCTGGAGTTCTTTTCACAGGCTATCAATGACATCAAGGATAGAAAGCAGTTAAATGAGCTACGGAAAGCCCTAGAGTCGGTCAAGCAGTACTATAACGTTGCACGCTTACTGGGCTATGATCAATTGCTCCAGCAGATCGATGTCGCACAGATTGCAACCCTGCTCAATATCATCTCTAGACGCTTGCTGACCCTGTCCTTGATGGATAAACCAGACGAGTTTTCAAGCCGTACCCTTCTAAACCTAGCCATGTCTGAAACTAGTTTTAGCTTTATCAAGATTGCTGAGGAAGAGCTCCGTCTTGCTGCCAATGACTTGGACGACTTAAAACGCCGAGTCGCTGGAGGAATCCAAGGCCAACGTGATGAAAAAGATCCCGAGTGGGTCTCTCTCTACGAAGAATTCCAGCGCATCATGAAAAAACACTTGATCCATGGGCAAGAAGGCTTTACCATGGAAAATATCAAGGAAACCCAAAAAGACTACGAAGAACTCTTTAAGTCCGTGGAGGACTATCGTACTCGTATGAGACGCCTAACCATGAACTTTAACGGAGATGAGATGGCAGCGCGTTCCTACAAGCATGTGACCCACTCGACCATGGTCAGTGACTTCCCTGCTATCTACCATGTCATCAAGGGTTCTAAAGTCAGACTAGACCGTAAAATCGGTCAAAACCAAGGAGTGCTCGATAACGAGGACTTCCTCAAGAAAATGATTCGAGAAGAAGCTCGGATTGAAATGAAAACCCACCAATCTGAAAGTGTTTTGACAAGAGAGGATTTTAACTATATCGTTGAATCACTATTTGAAGGATATGAAGAGGAATACCAACACTAA